A window of uncultured Litoreibacter sp. contains these coding sequences:
- a CDS encoding branched-chain amino acid ABC transporter permease, producing MPDQLLFAMEVTLNGLMAGVLYALVALGFVLIFKASGIFNYAQGVMALFAALTLVGIMEGQIPFAHLINAIFGTDLHHFGWHVPAVVAIFLTVIVMAVFAWLVQRYIFRHLVNQEPILLFMATIGLAFVLEGVGDIMWGSDIKKLDVGLPQGINDWIDQTTFEAFGYGFFIDNLDISATIVAIILVAGLIMFSQYTKQGRALRAVADDHQAALSVGISLNFIWILVWTIAGFVALVAGIMWGAKSGVQFSLSLIALKALPVLMLGGFTSIPGAIVGGLIIGVGEKLFEFLIGPMVGGATENWFAYVLALLFLVFRPQGLFGEKIIERV from the coding sequence ATGCCGGACCAACTACTATTTGCGATGGAAGTGACCCTGAACGGGTTGATGGCGGGTGTGCTTTACGCGCTGGTGGCGCTGGGGTTCGTTCTGATCTTCAAGGCGTCGGGGATATTCAACTACGCCCAAGGCGTGATGGCGCTGTTCGCGGCGCTGACGCTGGTGGGGATCATGGAGGGGCAAATTCCGTTTGCCCATTTGATCAACGCGATATTCGGCACAGATTTGCACCATTTTGGCTGGCATGTTCCGGCGGTGGTGGCGATTTTCCTAACGGTGATCGTGATGGCGGTGTTTGCGTGGCTGGTGCAGCGCTACATCTTCCGACATCTGGTCAACCAGGAGCCTATCCTGCTGTTTATGGCGACCATCGGTCTGGCCTTCGTGCTGGAAGGCGTGGGCGACATCATGTGGGGGTCCGACATCAAGAAGCTGGATGTGGGCCTGCCGCAAGGTATCAACGACTGGATCGACCAAACGACCTTTGAGGCCTTTGGCTACGGGTTCTTTATCGACAACCTTGATATCTCGGCCACGATTGTGGCGATCATTCTGGTGGCGGGGCTGATCATGTTCTCGCAATATACCAAGCAGGGCCGCGCCCTGCGGGCGGTGGCGGATGACCACCAGGCGGCTTTGAGTGTCGGCATTTCGTTGAACTTCATCTGGATCCTGGTGTGGACCATCGCAGGCTTCGTGGCCCTTGTTGCGGGGATCATGTGGGGGGCCAAATCGGGCGTCCAGTTCTCGCTGTCGCTGATCGCGCTGAAGGCGCTGCCGGTGCTGATGCTGGGCGGCTTTACCTCGATCCCCGGCGCGATTGTCGGCGGGCTGATCATCGGGGTCGGCGAGAAGCTGTTTGAATTTTTGATCGGGCCCATGGTGGGCGGCGCGACGGAGAACTGGTTCGCCTATGTGCTGGCGCTGCTGTTCCTGGTGTTCCGACCGCAGGGGCTGTTTGGGGAGAAGATCATTGAGCGTGTTTGA
- a CDS encoding ABC transporter ATP-binding protein: protein MNDMSGGNYVTADGRQIGNTLMEMKNITLRFGGVVAIKDISFDIHEGEIRAIIGPNGAGKSSMLNVISGFYHPQEGEVWFRGSRRPSMKPYQVAAQGIARTFQNIALFNGMSVLDNVMTGRLTHMKTGLFAQSFWKGKAEQEEVENREVVEKIIDFLEIQAIRKTPVGRLPYGLKKRVELARALAAEPKLLLLDEPMAGMNVEEKEDMSRFILDVNDEFGTTIALIEHDMGVVMDLSDRVVVMDYGKKIGDGTPDEVRNNQEVIDAYLGVSHD from the coding sequence ATGAATGATATGAGTGGTGGAAATTACGTGACGGCGGATGGTCGCCAGATCGGTAATACCTTGATGGAGATGAAGAATATCACGCTTCGGTTCGGAGGCGTGGTCGCGATCAAGGATATCTCCTTCGATATCCATGAAGGCGAAATACGTGCCATTATCGGGCCAAATGGCGCCGGTAAATCGTCGATGCTGAACGTGATCTCTGGCTTCTATCACCCGCAAGAGGGTGAGGTCTGGTTTCGCGGGTCGAGGCGGCCGTCGATGAAGCCTTATCAGGTTGCGGCGCAGGGGATTGCGCGGACGTTTCAGAATATTGCGCTGTTTAACGGGATGTCGGTGCTTGACAACGTGATGACGGGGCGGCTGACGCATATGAAGACGGGGCTGTTTGCCCAATCTTTCTGGAAAGGCAAAGCCGAACAGGAAGAAGTTGAGAATCGGGAGGTCGTCGAAAAGATCATCGACTTCCTCGAAATTCAGGCGATCCGCAAAACGCCTGTGGGGCGTTTGCCTTATGGTCTCAAGAAGCGGGTGGAGCTGGCGCGCGCGTTGGCGGCCGAGCCTAAGTTGTTGTTATTAGACGAACCTATGGCCGGCATGAACGTCGAGGAGAAGGAGGACATGTCCCGCTTCATCCTTGATGTGAATGACGAATTCGGCACCACTATCGCGCTGATCGAACATGACATGGGCGTGGTGATGGACCTCAGCGACCGGGTGGTCGTGATGGATTACGGCAAGAAAATTGGTGACGGCACCCCGGATGAGGTGCGCAACAACCAAGAGGTGATCGACGCCTATCTGGGGGTCAGCCATGACTAA
- a CDS encoding AMP-binding protein, with the protein MATTSGTKTVPALLAKNVAQHGGQPAYREKEFGIWQSWTWAETAKEIEALALGLMTLGINEGDHVAIIGRNRPYLYWSMVAAQMCGAVPVPLYQDAVADEIAYVLDHCGARFVIAQDQEQVDKVVDVQDQLPGLDHTVYLDPRGLRKYDHEKLTRFQTLQENGLAAKETHAPELAARAKRQDYDTTCVMLYTSGTTGRPKGVVLSNRNVIETSKNSSEFDHLRPGDEILAYLPMAWVGDFIFSIGQAYWTGFCVNCPESPDTMHSDLREIGPTYYFAPPRVFETQLTNVMIRMEDAGKFKQWLFHHFMAHAKKVGPDMLDGKAVGFADRLKYKLGEFLVYGPLKNTLGFSRVRVGYTAGEAIGPEIFDFYRSLGINLKQLYGQTEACVFITQQPDGEVRSDTVGVASPGVELKIAESGEVFYRSPGVFVKYFKNAESTADTKDAEGWVATGDAGFIEEKSGHLRIIDRAKDVGKMADGALFAPKYVENKLKFFPNILETVVFGNGRDKCAAFINIDLTAVGNWAERNNIAYSSYQELAGHPQVLATIQGHVEEVNASVAEDPMLAGCQIHRFLVLHKQLDADDGELTRTLKVRRRIIEEKFADLIAALYDGSDTVSTETEVTYEDGRKGAIKATLELRDAKVFSPVKMAAE; encoded by the coding sequence ATGGCCACTACATCGGGGACGAAAACAGTCCCTGCCTTGCTTGCAAAGAACGTCGCACAGCATGGCGGGCAACCCGCATACCGTGAGAAAGAATTCGGGATCTGGCAAAGCTGGACCTGGGCGGAAACCGCGAAAGAAATCGAGGCGCTTGCGCTTGGGTTGATGACGCTGGGTATCAATGAAGGCGACCATGTCGCTATCATCGGTCGAAACCGGCCGTACCTCTACTGGTCGATGGTCGCCGCACAAATGTGTGGCGCAGTGCCGGTGCCGTTGTACCAAGACGCCGTTGCCGACGAGATCGCCTATGTTTTGGACCATTGCGGTGCGCGGTTCGTCATCGCGCAGGATCAGGAACAGGTCGACAAGGTGGTCGATGTTCAGGATCAGCTTCCGGGCTTGGATCATACCGTCTACCTGGACCCGCGGGGCTTGCGGAAATACGATCACGAAAAGCTGACGCGTTTCCAGACATTGCAGGAAAACGGCCTCGCCGCGAAAGAGACCCATGCGCCCGAGCTGGCTGCCAGGGCCAAGCGGCAGGACTACGACACGACATGTGTGATGCTTTACACCTCCGGGACGACTGGCCGGCCGAAAGGTGTCGTGCTGTCAAACCGGAATGTGATTGAGACGTCGAAGAACTCGTCTGAATTTGATCACCTGCGTCCGGGCGACGAAATTCTGGCTTATTTGCCAATGGCGTGGGTCGGTGATTTCATCTTCTCCATCGGGCAGGCTTATTGGACAGGGTTCTGTGTCAACTGTCCCGAAAGCCCTGACACGATGCATAGCGATCTGCGCGAGATCGGGCCGACATACTATTTTGCTCCGCCGCGTGTGTTCGAAACGCAGCTGACCAATGTGATGATCCGCATGGAAGACGCCGGAAAATTCAAGCAATGGCTGTTCCACCACTTTATGGCCCATGCCAAGAAGGTCGGACCGGACATGCTGGATGGCAAGGCGGTCGGGTTCGCCGATCGGCTGAAATACAAGCTGGGCGAATTTTTGGTCTACGGGCCGTTGAAGAACACTTTGGGTTTCTCTCGCGTCCGCGTGGGCTACACCGCCGGTGAGGCCATTGGCCCTGAGATCTTTGATTTCTACCGGTCTCTGGGGATCAACCTGAAGCAGCTTTACGGCCAGACCGAGGCGTGCGTGTTTATCACGCAGCAGCCCGACGGGGAGGTGCGCTCCGACACGGTGGGCGTTGCGTCGCCAGGTGTGGAGCTGAAAATCGCAGAGAGTGGCGAAGTGTTTTACCGCTCTCCTGGCGTGTTCGTGAAGTATTTCAAGAATGCGGAAAGTACGGCCGACACCAAGGATGCCGAAGGCTGGGTTGCGACTGGGGATGCCGGCTTCATCGAAGAAAAGAGCGGCCACCTGCGGATCATCGACCGGGCAAAGGACGTTGGCAAAATGGCCGACGGGGCATTGTTTGCGCCGAAATATGTCGAAAACAAGCTGAAGTTCTTCCCTAATATTCTGGAGACCGTGGTCTTTGGGAATGGCCGGGACAAATGTGCAGCCTTCATCAACATCGACCTGACGGCTGTTGGGAACTGGGCGGAGCGCAACAACATTGCCTATTCCTCCTATCAGGAACTTGCAGGTCACCCGCAGGTGTTGGCGACCATTCAGGGCCATGTCGAAGAGGTGAATGCCTCCGTTGCGGAAGATCCGATGTTGGCGGGCTGCCAAATTCACCGGTTCCTCGTGCTGCACAAGCAGCTGGATGCGGATGACGGCGAGTTGACGCGGACGTTGAAAGTGCGCCGACGGATCATCGAAGAGAAATTCGCCGACTTGATTGCTGCGCTTTACGATGGGTCCGACACTGTCTCAACCGAGACAGAAGTCACCTATGAGGACGGCCGCAAAGGGGCGATCAAAGCAACTTTGGAGTTGCGGGACGCCAAGGTGTTTTCGCCTGTGAAGATGGCGGCAGAATGA
- a CDS encoding PAS-domain containing protein, translating to MQLPDIRHRSQDTSVLLRSGLNLIQQALSIYSNDLKLVFANQRFRAMFGLSPNLCEPGAAFSDTITYLAETGEYGKIDDIPSFVQELVQKALTFEQHYIERRRSNGRWISVEGGPLRQGGWVTVYTDITDIKRQEDMMRARSDELSDKLLDRSEELAKTNRALEATISRLHETQQHLEATEARVRLAAETTPAHIARLDREERYTYTNQRLPLSAANGAEDIIGHKAQDILGPEIYQEIAPALHAALGGNAKVVEFTLPEDGRVIRSAFTPDTSSNNTVTGAYILSTDISATRQDAQLDRPLQTQSAQFGSWTIRFDLFELLPKAGGKSVPLSLAEASLLKLFLAMPNRLLSRDEILRSPDIQIESVRALDVRVSRLRQKLKDDAKSPKLIRTIYGAGYIFVGEVDWQI from the coding sequence ATGCAGCTGCCCGATATTCGCCACAGGTCACAGGACACGTCGGTTCTGCTGAGGTCCGGACTGAATCTCATTCAGCAGGCGCTTTCGATCTACAGCAATGATTTGAAACTGGTTTTTGCCAATCAGAGGTTCCGTGCGATGTTCGGATTGTCACCAAACCTCTGCGAACCTGGCGCGGCGTTTTCCGACACAATCACATATTTGGCGGAGACCGGCGAATACGGAAAAATTGACGACATCCCATCTTTTGTCCAAGAGCTCGTCCAGAAAGCCCTCACCTTTGAGCAGCACTATATCGAGCGCAGACGGTCAAATGGCAGATGGATTTCCGTCGAAGGCGGCCCATTGCGCCAGGGTGGATGGGTCACGGTGTACACCGACATCACTGACATCAAGCGCCAGGAAGACATGATGCGCGCCAGATCGGACGAGCTGTCCGACAAGCTGCTCGACCGGTCTGAAGAGTTGGCCAAGACGAACCGGGCGCTGGAAGCAACGATCAGCAGGCTGCATGAAACTCAACAACATCTCGAGGCGACCGAGGCCCGGGTCCGGCTGGCGGCTGAAACCACGCCTGCCCACATCGCGCGCCTCGACAGAGAAGAGCGGTACACCTACACCAACCAGCGCCTGCCCCTGTCGGCCGCGAACGGAGCCGAAGATATTATTGGCCACAAGGCACAGGACATACTTGGACCCGAGATCTACCAGGAAATTGCGCCAGCGTTGCACGCCGCGCTCGGGGGAAATGCTAAGGTCGTCGAATTCACCTTGCCCGAAGACGGCCGTGTCATCCGCTCCGCTTTCACGCCTGATACAAGTTCGAACAACACGGTCACCGGCGCCTACATCCTATCGACCGACATATCTGCGACGCGGCAGGACGCCCAGCTGGATCGCCCTTTGCAGACGCAATCCGCCCAATTCGGATCTTGGACTATTCGGTTTGATCTATTTGAGTTGCTCCCAAAAGCAGGTGGCAAGTCGGTCCCATTGTCACTTGCCGAGGCCTCGCTTCTGAAGCTGTTCCTCGCAATGCCGAACCGGCTGTTGTCGCGCGATGAAATTCTAAGATCACCTGACATCCAAATTGAGTCCGTTCGCGCGTTGGATGTCCGGGTGTCCCGCCTTCGCCAGAAGCTGAAAGACGACGCCAAATCGCCCAAGCTGATCCGCACCATTTACGGTGCAGGGTATATCTTTGTGGGTGAGGTGGATTGGCAAATCTAG
- the fdhF gene encoding formate dehydrogenase subunit alpha — protein sequence MSDSIKFTLDGKEVEAEKGETIWEVAKRVGTTIPHLCHKPEKGYRSDGNCRACMVGIEGERVLAASCIREPSEGMVVSSQGERETNARRMVMEMLVTDQPERDVAHDKSSHLWDMADEQGVSSSRLPELEVERVPLLDNSHVAMSVNLDACIQCGLCVRACREVQVNDVIGMAGRGHDAYPVFDIDDPMGASSCVACGECVQACPTGALMPSTAVDENQQGDLKDFDREVKSVCPYCGVGCQLSFKIKDDKIAWVDGIDGPANENRLCVKGRFGFDYIDHKHRLTKPLIRRDDAPAKGLNVDPSDLSTHFREATWDEALDFAANGMKGRGREIAGFGSAKCSNEEAYLFQKLIRQAFKHNNVDHCTRLCHASSVSALLENVGSGAVTATFNEIENADVAIVIGANPTENHPVAATYFKQFTKRGGKLIVMDPRGQGLKRHASHMLQFRPGADVSMLNAIMHVIVEEELYDQQYISGFTENWDEMKAHLKGFSPDKMSKICGIEPDVLRDVARVWAGAKAGMIFWGMGVSQHIHGTDNSRCLISLALMCGHVGRPGAGLHPLRGQNNVQGASDAGLIPMFLPDYQSVTDDGVRTAFNEVWGSDDFSNEKGLTVVEIMDAIHAGEIKGMYVLGENPAMSDPDVDHARDALAKLDHLVVQDIFLTETANYADVILPASAWAEKTGTVTNTNRQVQMGRPAVQPPGEAKEDWWIETELAKRLGLGWDYTHPKQVFAEMKMNMGSLDNITWERLEGEAVTYPSLSPEDPGQPIVFGDGFPRPEGRARFTPANVIAPDESPDADYPFILITGRQLEHWHTGSMTRRATVLDGLEPEANCSLHPKTLRKLGVEPGGMIQLTTRRGSVTVMARADRAVSEDNVFLPFAYVEAAANILTNSALDPYGKIPEFKFSAVRVEKPAEAVAAE from the coding sequence ATGTCTGACAGCATCAAATTCACTTTGGACGGTAAAGAGGTTGAGGCCGAAAAGGGCGAGACCATTTGGGAGGTCGCCAAGCGGGTCGGCACCACCATCCCGCATCTGTGTCACAAGCCTGAGAAAGGCTACCGCAGCGACGGCAACTGCCGTGCTTGCATGGTAGGCATTGAGGGCGAGCGCGTGCTTGCCGCGTCTTGCATCCGCGAGCCATCTGAGGGGATGGTTGTCTCCTCCCAAGGTGAGCGGGAAACCAACGCGCGGCGCATGGTCATGGAGATGCTGGTCACCGACCAGCCGGAGCGTGACGTGGCGCATGACAAGTCCTCTCACCTTTGGGACATGGCGGATGAACAAGGCGTGTCCTCCAGCCGCCTGCCGGAGCTTGAAGTTGAGCGTGTGCCGCTTCTGGACAATTCCCATGTCGCAATGAGCGTGAACCTGGATGCTTGTATTCAATGCGGGCTGTGCGTGCGGGCGTGCCGCGAGGTTCAGGTCAACGATGTGATCGGGATGGCCGGTCGTGGGCATGATGCCTATCCGGTGTTTGATATTGACGACCCGATGGGCGCGTCATCCTGTGTGGCCTGCGGCGAATGTGTGCAGGCTTGCCCAACGGGTGCTTTGATGCCGTCGACTGCAGTTGATGAGAACCAGCAAGGTGACCTGAAAGACTTCGACCGTGAAGTGAAATCGGTTTGTCCCTATTGCGGTGTTGGCTGCCAGCTGTCGTTCAAGATCAAGGACGACAAGATCGCTTGGGTGGATGGCATTGACGGCCCCGCGAACGAGAACCGTTTGTGCGTGAAGGGCCGCTTTGGGTTCGACTATATCGACCACAAGCACCGCCTGACGAAACCGCTGATCCGCCGCGACGACGCGCCGGCGAAGGGGCTGAATGTGGACCCCTCGGATCTGTCCACCCACTTCCGGGAAGCGACGTGGGATGAGGCACTGGACTTCGCCGCGAATGGTATGAAGGGCCGAGGCCGCGAGATTGCGGGCTTTGGTTCGGCGAAATGTTCGAACGAGGAAGCGTACCTGTTCCAGAAGCTGATCCGGCAGGCATTCAAACACAACAACGTCGATCACTGCACGCGGCTGTGCCACGCGTCTTCGGTTTCCGCGTTGTTGGAAAACGTGGGCTCCGGCGCTGTGACCGCGACGTTCAACGAGATTGAAAACGCGGACGTGGCAATTGTGATCGGGGCGAACCCGACGGAAAACCACCCCGTTGCGGCCACGTATTTCAAACAATTCACCAAGCGTGGCGGCAAGCTGATTGTTATGGACCCGCGCGGCCAAGGGCTGAAGCGCCACGCGTCGCATATGCTGCAATTTCGGCCCGGCGCGGATGTGTCGATGCTGAACGCGATCATGCATGTGATCGTGGAAGAAGAGCTGTACGACCAACAATATATCTCGGGCTTCACCGAGAACTGGGACGAGATGAAAGCGCATCTCAAGGGGTTCTCGCCCGACAAAATGTCGAAGATTTGCGGCATTGAGCCTGACGTGCTGCGCGACGTGGCGCGGGTTTGGGCCGGTGCCAAGGCTGGCATGATTTTCTGGGGTATGGGCGTGTCGCAACACATCCACGGCACGGATAACTCCCGCTGCCTAATCTCGCTGGCGCTGATGTGTGGCCATGTCGGTCGTCCGGGCGCGGGGCTGCATCCGCTGCGTGGGCAGAACAACGTGCAAGGTGCGTCTGATGCAGGGCTGATCCCCATGTTCCTGCCGGACTATCAGAGTGTGACTGATGACGGCGTGCGGACGGCGTTTAATGAGGTTTGGGGGTCTGACGACTTCTCCAACGAAAAAGGCCTGACGGTGGTTGAGATCATGGATGCGATCCATGCAGGCGAGATCAAAGGCATGTATGTGCTGGGCGAAAACCCTGCCATGTCCGACCCTGATGTGGACCACGCCCGCGACGCTTTGGCGAAGCTGGATCATTTGGTGGTGCAAGACATCTTCCTGACGGAAACCGCGAACTATGCGGACGTGATCCTGCCTGCATCGGCATGGGCGGAGAAGACCGGCACCGTGACGAATACCAACCGTCAGGTGCAAATGGGTCGCCCTGCGGTGCAGCCTCCGGGTGAGGCCAAGGAGGACTGGTGGATTGAGACCGAACTGGCGAAACGGCTGGGTCTGGGCTGGGACTACACCCACCCCAAACAGGTCTTCGCCGAGATGAAGATGAACATGGGGTCGCTGGACAACATCACATGGGAACGTCTGGAAGGGGAGGCCGTGACCTATCCGTCGCTCAGCCCCGAAGACCCCGGCCAGCCGATTGTATTTGGCGACGGTTTCCCGCGCCCTGAAGGCCGTGCGCGGTTTACCCCGGCTAACGTGATTGCGCCGGATGAAAGCCCTGACGCGGACTACCCGTTCATTTTGATCACCGGTCGGCAGCTGGAGCATTGGCATACGGGTTCCATGACCCGTCGTGCGACGGTGCTGGACGGGCTGGAGCCCGAGGCGAACTGTTCGCTGCACCCTAAGACCTTGCGCAAGCTGGGCGTTGAGCCAGGTGGTATGATCCAGCTGACCACGCGTCGCGGCTCGGTCACTGTCATGGCCCGCGCTGACCGCGCGGTGTCGGAAGACAACGTGTTCCTGCCATTTGCCTATGTGGAAGCGGCGGCGAACATCCTGACAAACTCCGCGTTGGACCCTTACGGGAAAATTCCCGAGTTCAAGTTCTCGGCCGTGCGGGTTGAAAAACCGGCGGAAGCAGTTGCGGCGGAGTAG
- a CDS encoding SDR family NAD(P)-dependent oxidoreductase: protein MREFSGKRYWLVGGSAGLGKALAHKLARVGAKVVISARSEDDLKAAVAEIGPNASYVTMDVSDAEDVARAVDEVGEIDGYVHLAGVYWPMAAQEWDVEKATAMVDINFTGMVRVLGHVVAPMVARDEGHIVITSSLTGFRGLPGSIGYTASKAAAMSLAECMECDLRSTGVDMQVANPGFIKTQLTDKNEFNMPFIMEPDEAAEIMFQHMQSGGFKRSFPTLFSLLFRGSQFLPDWLYFRVFGK, encoded by the coding sequence GTGAGGGAGTTTTCGGGCAAACGGTACTGGTTGGTCGGCGGCTCTGCCGGCCTTGGCAAGGCTCTGGCGCACAAGCTGGCGCGGGTGGGCGCAAAGGTCGTGATCTCTGCGCGCAGCGAAGATGACCTGAAAGCCGCGGTTGCCGAGATTGGCCCGAACGCGTCCTACGTAACGATGGATGTTAGTGATGCGGAGGACGTGGCGCGGGCCGTGGACGAGGTTGGCGAGATTGACGGCTACGTGCATCTGGCAGGCGTCTACTGGCCGATGGCGGCGCAGGAGTGGGACGTTGAAAAGGCGACCGCTATGGTGGACATCAACTTCACCGGCATGGTGCGCGTTCTGGGTCATGTCGTTGCCCCGATGGTGGCGCGGGACGAAGGGCATATCGTTATCACTTCGTCGCTTACAGGGTTCCGGGGGCTGCCGGGGTCGATTGGCTATACTGCATCTAAAGCCGCCGCGATGAGCCTTGCGGAATGTATGGAATGCGACCTGCGCAGCACGGGGGTGGATATGCAGGTGGCCAACCCGGGCTTCATCAAAACCCAGCTGACCGACAAGAACGAATTCAACATGCCGTTCATTATGGAACCTGACGAGGCGGCGGAAATCATGTTCCAGCACATGCAATCGGGCGGTTTCAAACGCAGCTTCCCGACTCTGTTCAGTTTGCTGTTCAGGGGCAGCCAGTTTCTGCCGGATTGGCTTTATTTTCGGGTGTTTGGCAAGTAG
- a CDS encoding DUF3833 family protein, whose translation MEALTYLLVGAAIVLSLAYLRRSKMTFISQHPDDYVEHGHVLNVREHLNGPLICEGVLYGPLGKVTSRFVADMNVTWEGNVGTMTEHFRYDDGSTQDRCWTLALGNDGSVKATAPDVIGEGQGMAKGHALQLLYKLKLPDSAGGHVLDAVDWMYVVENGSIMNRSQFRKFGIKVAELVATMRKVDVEVKKAA comes from the coding sequence ATGGAAGCTCTCACCTATCTCCTTGTCGGCGCAGCAATTGTGCTGTCGCTGGCTTATCTGCGCCGAAGCAAGATGACGTTCATCTCGCAGCACCCTGACGATTACGTCGAACACGGCCATGTCTTGAATGTGCGTGAGCATCTGAATGGGCCGTTGATCTGTGAAGGGGTTCTATATGGGCCGCTGGGCAAGGTGACTTCGCGCTTTGTGGCGGACATGAACGTCACCTGGGAAGGCAATGTTGGCACCATGACGGAGCATTTTCGTTATGATGACGGATCGACGCAGGACCGGTGTTGGACGCTGGCGCTGGGTAATGACGGGTCGGTCAAGGCGACGGCACCAGATGTCATCGGTGAAGGGCAGGGTATGGCCAAAGGCCATGCGTTGCAGCTGCTGTACAAACTGAAGTTGCCCGACAGCGCCGGCGGTCACGTGCTGGATGCGGTTGACTGGATGTATGTTGTTGAGAACGGGTCCATCATGAACCGCAGCCAGTTCCGCAAGTTCGGCATCAAAGTTGCCGAGCTGGTGGCGACCATGCGCAAGGTAGATGTCGAGGTGAAAAAGGCCGCGTGA